AGACGCGCTCGAGGCTCGCTTGCTGGCCCTGTCGTCAGGCATAAAGGTGCGAGCGTTTCGTGTCGCGCTGGGCGGCCAAGAATCCTCGGGCGGCACAGCAATCGTGCTCGATGAGTTGGCCACCTGCGATCTCTTGATTGATGCCACCGCAGATGCGCACGCCTTCAACTTTGTCGCCGCGGCGGCGCGCAGCGGTCTTCACCCGATGGTGTGGGCGGAAGTCTACGCCGGTGGCATTGGTGGCTTTGTAGCCAGGGTGAGACCTGATAAAGAGCCGCCGCCGCATTCGGCCCGGCGGCAATATCTTGCCTGGTGCCACGATCAGGGCGTCCCTTGGCACGGCGGCGATCGTGAATACGGTGCGGCCGGCCCGGACGATCGGCCTCTTATTGCGGATGACGCTGACGTTGCCGTGATCGCCGCGCATGCGACGAGGCTGGCGCTCGATACTTTGATTCAGCCCGCGGAATCGGCTTTTCCTCATCCGGCCTATGCCGTTGGTTTCGCTGCAGCCTGGATCTTTACCGCCCCCTTCGACACCAGGCCGATCGACTTCGGTCCTGATGGACCATGGTCTACATCCACTCCAGAGAAAACAGAGGAAGCCATCGATTTCATGGTTGCGCTCTTGAAGAAGGCCAAGGATGAAGGTCGAACAGACACCGGAGGTTGAACGGCGCATTCGACTAGCTCTTCGCAAGGCCGGCCGTCGTGAGATCGGCGGCATGCTTATGGCCGAACAATTGTCTCTCGACCATTTTCGCATTGTCGACTTCTCAGTCGATGGCTTTTCCGGCTCGCACACGCACTTCCGCCGAGACCCGCAGATTCATCGAGCGACGCTCGATGATTTCTTCGAGCGCACCGGTCGGGACTACGAGCGCTTCAACTATCTTGGCGAATGGCACTCTCACCCTTCGTTCTCCGTGAGGCCGAGTGCCGAAGACGTCGCCACCATGACGGACATTGTCCAATCGCCTGGGTCGCCCATTACCTTTGCAATGCTGCTAATCGTACGTCTCCGGTGGCGATATTGGCTGGACTACTCACTGATTGCCTTTGTGGCCGCTCGGGACAGCGTTGAGCTGCGATTGACTAAGTCGTCTGCCCGCTCGGCTCCCGGCGGGCG
The genomic region above belongs to Rhodospirillales bacterium and contains:
- a CDS encoding Mov34/MPN/PAD-1 family protein — its product is MKVEQTPEVERRIRLALRKAGRREIGGMLMAEQLSLDHFRIVDFSVDGFSGSHTHFRRDPQIHRATLDDFFERTGRDYERFNYLGEWHSHPSFSVRPSAEDVATMTDIVQSPGSPITFAMLLIVRLRWRYWLDYSLIAFVAARDSVELRLTKSSARSAPGGRQAHS